From Macaca fascicularis isolate 582-1 chromosome 14, T2T-MFA8v1.1, a single genomic window includes:
- the ARL2 gene encoding ADP-ribosylation factor-like protein 2 isoform X2 — translation MGLLTILKKMKQKERELRLLMLGLDNAGKTTILKKFNGEDIDTISPTLGFNIKTLEHRGFKLNIWDVGGQKSLRSYWRNYFESTDGLIWVVDSADHQRMQDCQRELQSLLVEERLAGATLLIFANKQDLPGALSSNAIREALELDSIRSHHWCIQGCSAVTGENLLPGIDWLLDDISSRIFTAD, via the exons ATGGGGCTCCTGACCATTCTGAAGAAGATGAAGCAGAAAGAGCGGGAGCTGCGACTGCTCATGCT TGGCCTGGACAATGCTGGAAAGACAACCATCCTGAAGAAGTTCAATGGGGAGGACATCGACACCATCTCCCCAACACTGGGCTTCAACATCAAGACCCTGGAGCACCGAGG CTTCAAGCTGAACATCTGGGATGTGGGTGGCCAGAAGTCCCTGCGGTCCTACTGGCGGAACTACTTTGAGAGCACCGACGGCCTCATCTGGGTAGTGGACAGCGCGGACCACCAGCGCATGCAGGACTGCCAGCGGGAGCTCCAGAGCCTGCTGGTGGAGGAG CGCCTGGCCGGAGCCACCCTCCTCATCTTTGCCAACAAGCAGGACCTGCCTGGAGCACTGTCCTCTAACGCCATCCGCGAG GCCCTGGAGCTGGACTCCATCCGCAGCCACCACTGGTGCATCCAGGGCTGCAGCGCCGTCACCGGGGAGAACCTGCTGCCAGGCATCGACtggctcctggatgacatttccAGCCGCATCTTCACAGCTGACTGA
- the ARL2 gene encoding ADP-ribosylation factor-like protein 2 isoform X3, whose translation MTENNESPVTMSPPGGEQGLLLNLLRPSGLDNAGKTTILKKFNGEDIDTISPTLGFNIKTLEHRGFKLNIWDVGGQKSLRSYWRNYFESTDGLIWVVDSADHQRMQDCQRELQSLLVEERLAGATLLIFANKQDLPGALSSNAIREALELDSIRSHHWCIQGCSAVTGENLLPGIDWLLDDISSRIFTAD comes from the exons ATGACGGAAAATAATGAGTCCCCTGTGACGATGTCACCACCCGGCGGAGAACAGGGACTTCTCCTTAACCTGCTGCGCCCCAGTGGCCTGGACAATGCTGGAAAGACAACCATCCTGAAGAAGTTCAATGGGGAGGACATCGACACCATCTCCCCAACACTGGGCTTCAACATCAAGACCCTGGAGCACCGAGG CTTCAAGCTGAACATCTGGGATGTGGGTGGCCAGAAGTCCCTGCGGTCCTACTGGCGGAACTACTTTGAGAGCACCGACGGCCTCATCTGGGTAGTGGACAGCGCGGACCACCAGCGCATGCAGGACTGCCAGCGGGAGCTCCAGAGCCTGCTGGTGGAGGAG CGCCTGGCCGGAGCCACCCTCCTCATCTTTGCCAACAAGCAGGACCTGCCTGGAGCACTGTCCTCTAACGCCATCCGCGAG GCCCTGGAGCTGGACTCCATCCGCAGCCACCACTGGTGCATCCAGGGCTGCAGCGCCGTCACCGGGGAGAACCTGCTGCCAGGCATCGACtggctcctggatgacatttccAGCCGCATCTTCACAGCTGACTGA
- the ARL2 gene encoding ADP-ribosylation factor-like protein 2 isoform X4 has product MGLLTILKKMKQKERELRLLMLGLDNAGKTTILKKFNGEDIDTISPTLGFNIKTLEHRGFKLNIWDVGGQKSLRSYWRNYFESTDGLIWVVDSADHQRMQDCQRELQSLLVEERLAGATLLIFANKQDLPGALSSNAIREANSSQHRVLSVCSAPCMD; this is encoded by the exons ATGGGGCTCCTGACCATTCTGAAGAAGATGAAGCAGAAAGAGCGGGAGCTGCGACTGCTCATGCT TGGCCTGGACAATGCTGGAAAGACAACCATCCTGAAGAAGTTCAATGGGGAGGACATCGACACCATCTCCCCAACACTGGGCTTCAACATCAAGACCCTGGAGCACCGAGG CTTCAAGCTGAACATCTGGGATGTGGGTGGCCAGAAGTCCCTGCGGTCCTACTGGCGGAACTACTTTGAGAGCACCGACGGCCTCATCTGGGTAGTGGACAGCGCGGACCACCAGCGCATGCAGGACTGCCAGCGGGAGCTCCAGAGCCTGCTGGTGGAGGAG CGCCTGGCCGGAGCCACCCTCCTCATCTTTGCCAACAAGCAGGACCTGCCTGGAGCACTGTCCTCTAACGCCATCCGCGAG GCTAACAGTAGCCAGCACAGAGTGCTTTCAGTATGCTCTGCTCCTTGCATGGATTaa
- the ARL2 gene encoding ADP-ribosylation factor-like protein 2 isoform X1: protein MGLLTILKKMKQKERELRLLMLGLDNAGKTTILKKFNGEDIDTISPTLGFNIKTLEHRGFKLNIWDVGGQKSLRSYWRNYFESTDGLIWVVDSADHQRMQDCQRELQSLLVEEVGSSYPLCKCVDMWPPSQQMPRGVRGPRGKLEAGSIPSLGPHHGRPMVPEAGHMLWTEIELTSLGCYYVNTLSISFRALKW, encoded by the exons ATGGGGCTCCTGACCATTCTGAAGAAGATGAAGCAGAAAGAGCGGGAGCTGCGACTGCTCATGCT TGGCCTGGACAATGCTGGAAAGACAACCATCCTGAAGAAGTTCAATGGGGAGGACATCGACACCATCTCCCCAACACTGGGCTTCAACATCAAGACCCTGGAGCACCGAGG CTTCAAGCTGAACATCTGGGATGTGGGTGGCCAGAAGTCCCTGCGGTCCTACTGGCGGAACTACTTTGAGAGCACCGACGGCCTCATCTGGGTAGTGGACAGCGCGGACCACCAGCGCATGCAGGACTGCCAGCGGGAGCTCCAGAGCCTGCTGGTGGAGGAGGTGGGCAGCTCCTACCCTTTGTGCAAATGTGTGGACATGTGGCCGCCTTCTCAGCAGATGCCCAGAGGGGTCCGTGGCCCCAGAGGGAAACTAGAGGCAGGATCCATTCCTTCACTGGGCCCCCACCATGGGAGGCCCATGGTGCCAGAGGCAGGACACATGCTGTGGACTGAGATTGAGTTAACGTCCCTGGGGTGTTACTACGTCAATACCCTGAGCATCAGTTTTCGTGCCTTGAAATGGTGA